The Candidatus Wallbacteria bacterium genome window below encodes:
- a CDS encoding discoidin domain-containing protein, giving the protein MPKNSILLLVTIFLFALQVDAQSAITAIASASMETCPAQLAVDGDPNTRWISAPEDNQWWQADFDSPRSICGIVIKWEYAHAEKYAIEVKSGSGGWHKVYETGTSDGNTDIIHFEPVTATAVKLECIKRGTGSWAFSIWEIGFIDGKDAPILTAGSDRSCFTVSLPKPMPLGGIILKWGEKYPVSYFLEATSDGKAWKEVYSTARGKSGEQWDYFDSVEVSGIRINCGGKGFDLLGYEFKGSEEKADRTKPYLALSGKHPGEYPMWLSWKQEFWTVVGIPIEKNEGVFSETGAVEPFKNGFSVMPFVLDGKKLRTALDCKVSQSLQDGYLPIPTVRWETKGWDLKITAVGTGTLGKSHTAVRYSFTNNKKEAFKGKLALVVRPLQLNPTWQHGGFSPIDRCECLNCDDFSYLRINGQPGLIALSRPLSMAAMEFDTSEIMDCVRNGSLPDSPIIRSKEGAISAAVLFSLDLKPGQKKDILVAYPMEGGFSPSALAGFSFESARSAEAQRWSELTNRVEIRIPEKRLTDVVKSNLAYVLINKDGPWIQPGSRNYSHSWIRDGALTGIALMRMGLVNEVRDWLEAVATIIPDNGYVPFMRFENGKTPAFVNDSSTDGKEFDSQGEYPYAVRNYFDYSHDIEYLKLVYPKVLASLKFARDLRHSTMTEAIKNDPRQAPNYGILPGSNSHEGYYPGMHSYWDDFFVLRGIKDAIYLAELLGDKENASMLQAELTDFSKCLYDSLNLVISSRNIDYIPGCTEKADFDATSTAIAVVACGELDNLPKEQLKHTFDRYYEEFRKGTVPGHERTFTPYEVRSANAFVRMGQRDRALAMLRYLTASSVRPYAWNHMAELVHANPREPSYIGDMPHTWVGSGFIDAVRTMLVYESGDKLILCAGIDADWLKSGVTVKNLPTNYGMLSYSVRKIGKKIEFSATGTATPPGGMILRLPTQHGDRDVAVPELPAKISIDPLNIAGTKN; this is encoded by the coding sequence GTGCCAAAAAATTCAATCCTGCTTCTTGTGACAATTTTCCTGTTTGCGCTTCAGGTGGATGCCCAATCCGCCATTACAGCCATTGCCTCGGCTTCCATGGAAACATGCCCGGCGCAGTTAGCAGTTGACGGAGACCCGAACACCCGCTGGATCAGCGCGCCTGAAGACAATCAATGGTGGCAGGCGGATTTTGATTCCCCGCGTTCGATCTGTGGAATAGTAATCAAATGGGAATATGCTCATGCGGAAAAATACGCGATCGAAGTGAAAAGCGGGTCAGGCGGGTGGCATAAGGTTTATGAAACCGGCACTTCGGACGGCAATACAGATATCATCCATTTCGAACCTGTCACTGCAACAGCAGTGAAGCTCGAATGCATCAAACGTGGGACAGGCAGCTGGGCCTTTTCGATCTGGGAAATCGGATTCATCGACGGTAAAGACGCCCCCATTCTCACCGCCGGAAGTGACCGCTCGTGTTTCACGGTCAGCCTGCCAAAGCCGATGCCTCTTGGCGGTATAATCCTGAAATGGGGTGAAAAATATCCTGTCTCTTACTTTCTGGAAGCCACTTCTGACGGTAAAGCCTGGAAAGAGGTTTACAGCACTGCCAGGGGGAAATCAGGCGAACAATGGGATTATTTCGACTCCGTGGAAGTCAGTGGCATCCGTATTAATTGCGGGGGAAAAGGATTCGATCTGCTTGGCTATGAATTCAAGGGGTCCGAAGAAAAGGCAGACAGAACGAAACCCTATCTGGCACTGTCCGGGAAACACCCGGGAGAATACCCCATGTGGCTTTCCTGGAAACAGGAATTCTGGACAGTAGTCGGTATCCCGATCGAGAAAAACGAGGGTGTGTTCTCTGAGACCGGTGCAGTCGAACCCTTCAAAAATGGATTCAGCGTGATGCCGTTCGTGCTGGACGGGAAGAAGCTCCGGACGGCCCTGGACTGCAAGGTGTCCCAGAGCCTTCAGGACGGATATCTGCCGATCCCGACCGTCAGATGGGAGACTAAGGGCTGGGATCTGAAAATCACAGCCGTCGGTACAGGTACTCTTGGAAAGTCGCATACAGCGGTAAGATACTCTTTCACTAACAATAAAAAGGAAGCTTTCAAGGGAAAGCTGGCCCTGGTAGTGAGGCCGCTGCAGTTGAATCCGACCTGGCAGCACGGAGGATTCAGCCCGATCGACAGATGCGAATGCCTGAACTGCGACGATTTTTCATATCTCCGCATCAACGGGCAGCCGGGACTGATTGCACTCAGCCGGCCCCTTTCGATGGCCGCCATGGAGTTCGATACTTCGGAAATCATGGATTGCGTCAGGAACGGATCTCTTCCGGATTCCCCAATCATCAGAAGCAAGGAAGGCGCGATTTCCGCAGCAGTGCTGTTCAGCCTGGATCTCAAGCCCGGGCAGAAAAAAGACATCCTCGTCGCGTATCCGATGGAAGGGGGATTCTCCCCAAGCGCTTTGGCCGGTTTTTCCTTTGAATCTGCGAGATCTGCCGAGGCACAGCGCTGGAGTGAACTTACGAACAGGGTGGAAATCAGGATTCCGGAAAAGAGGCTGACTGACGTGGTGAAATCCAACCTGGCCTATGTCCTGATCAACAAGGATGGGCCATGGATTCAGCCCGGATCGCGCAATTACTCCCATTCCTGGATCAGGGACGGCGCACTCACCGGCATCGCTCTGATGAGGATGGGACTGGTGAATGAAGTCAGGGACTGGCTGGAGGCGGTTGCTACCATAATCCCGGACAACGGCTATGTGCCGTTCATGAGATTTGAGAACGGGAAAACTCCGGCTTTCGTAAATGACAGTTCCACTGATGGAAAGGAATTTGACAGCCAGGGTGAATATCCCTATGCAGTCCGCAACTACTTCGACTATTCCCATGACATTGAGTATCTCAAACTCGTTTATCCCAAGGTGCTCGCTTCCCTGAAATTCGCCCGAGACCTGCGACATTCCACCATGACCGAGGCGATAAAAAACGATCCCAGGCAGGCCCCGAACTACGGCATACTGCCCGGTTCGAACAGCCATGAAGGATATTACCCCGGAATGCACAGTTACTGGGATGATTTTTTCGTCCTGCGCGGCATCAAGGATGCGATCTATCTCGCTGAGCTGCTGGGGGACAAGGAGAACGCCTCCATGCTGCAGGCCGAACTCACAGACTTCAGCAAATGCCTGTATGACTCTCTCAATCTGGTGATTTCAAGCCGGAATATCGACTATATTCCCGGCTGCACGGAAAAGGCGGATTTCGACGCCACCTCAACCGCCATAGCGGTCGTGGCCTGCGGGGAGCTCGACAATCTCCCGAAAGAGCAGCTGAAACACACTTTCGACCGCTATTACGAGGAATTCCGCAAGGGTACTGTTCCAGGGCATGAGAGGACATTCACTCCCTATGAAGTGCGCTCCGCCAACGCTTTCGTCAGAATGGGGCAGCGCGACAGGGCTCTTGCCATGCTCAGATACCTCACCGCCAGTTCGGTCCGCCCTTATGCGTGGAATCACATGGCTGAACTTGTGCATGCTAATCCCAGGGAGCCTTCCTACATCGGCGACATGCCGCACACCTGGGTAGGTTCGGGATTCATCGACGCAGTCAGGACTATGCTGGTCTATGAATCAGGGGACAAACTGATCCTCTGCGCAGGAATCGACGCGGACTGGCTCAAGAGTGGCGTTACTGTCAAAAATCTCCCGACCAATTACGGCATGCTGAGTTACTCGGTCAGGAAAATCGGCAAAAAGATCGAATTCTCAGCTACAGGGACTGCCACCCCCCCTGGAGGGATGATTCTCAGGCTTCCGACTCAACATGGGGACAGGGACGTCGCAGTGCCAGAACTGCCGGCTAAGATCAGCATTGATCCTCTAAACATCGCAGGGACGAAGAATTAA